The following proteins are co-located in the Brassica napus cultivar Da-Ae chromosome C7 unlocalized genomic scaffold, Da-Ae chrC07_Random_6, whole genome shotgun sequence genome:
- the LOC125594999 gene encoding F-box/kelch-repeat protein At5g39560-like → MEKLSSMARLYSRPKRSTKSKVEQPPPKKKKEEMNTTTVSTRASLCSRPIRSTKLEQPPQKKKKERNSSSAGWFSLQLIPDEIVLNCIARISKSQYRSLSLVSKTFRSLISSPELYRVRSLIGNTEPCLCIRQELPTHDRWYILDQTLVTSTNSNGLIKDEFNLLPITTSSSLSKSTTLAVGFEVYQMGGDQLPSSTVRVLDFRTRTWRDAPDMGVARKRPESALIDGKIYVVGGETKESSSWPEVFDLKSQTWNPLPSLNDDDKAEVQLRIGELLATTSNHKRYAFDSKQGTWKEQLALMEPLGLSYNRSGPWCIIDNVKFSVFKRKLMWSERGNWFSVKGLKDVCTKPHVNHHTTIQLANHGGGSILVIWDELHSLEFPVAGKTRKHVCTNRRIWCAVIKLEKRFFGLKFEVWGKVVRSNALLTVPKSFKLLSCVTL, encoded by the coding sequence atgGAAAAACTCTCGAGCATGGCTAGATTATATTCAAGACCTAAAAGAAGCACCAAATCCAAAGTAGAGCAGCCACccccgaagaagaagaaggaggagatGAATACTACTACAGTCTCCACCAGGGCTAGCTTATGTTCAAGACCTATAAGAAGCACCAAATTAGAGCAACCGccgcagaagaagaagaaggagaggaaTAGTAGTAGTGCAGGATGGTTTTCACTACAACTAATTCCAGATGAGATCGTTTTGAATTGTATAGCACGCATCTCTAAATCTCAGTACCGTTCACTCTCCTTAGTCTCCAAGACCTTCCGCTCTCTCATCTCTTCCCCAGAGCTCTACAGGGTTCGCTCCCTGATCGGAAACACAGAGCCTTGCCTCTGCATACGCCAAGAGTTACCCACTCATGATCGCTGGTACATTCTTGACCAAACTCTGGTAACTAGTACCAACAGTAATGGTTTGATTAAGGATGAGTTTAACTTATTacctatcaccacttcgtcctcTTTATCAAAGTCAACCACTTTAGCCGTCGGTTTCGAAGTCTACCAAATGGGAGGCGACCAGCTGCCATCATCCACCGTTCGTGTGCTTGATTTTAGGACTCGCACTTGGCGTGATGCTCCTGATATGGGGGTAGCAAGGAAACGCCCCGAGTCTGCTCTTATAGACGGCAAGATATATGTAGTTGGAGGAGAAACAAAGGAGTCCTCCTCCTGGCCTGAGGTTTTTGACCTAAAGTCTCAGACTTGGAATCCATTGCCTAGCCTCAATGATGACGACAAAGCTGAGGTTCAGCTTCGTATAGGAGAGCTATTGGCCACCACAAGTAACCATAAAAGGTATGCGTTTGACTCCAAACAAGGAACATGGAAGGAACAACTAGCCCTTATGGAACCACTAGGGCTTTCTTATAATAGGAGTGGACCTTGGTGCATTATAGACAATgtaaagtttagtgtttttaagcGCAAGCTTATGTGGTCTGAGCGTGGAAACTGGTTCAGTGTCAAGGGTTTGAAAGATGTGTGTACCAAGCCTCATGTTAACCACCATACAACAATTCAGTTAGCTAACCATGGTGGTGGAAGTATCCTAGTTATATGGGACGAGCTACATTCACTCGAGTTTCCAGTGGCCGGGAAGACGCGGAAACATGTCTGCACAAACAGGAGAATTTGGTGTGCTGTGATTAAGTTGGAGAAGCGCTTCTTCGGATTGAAGTTTGAGGTTTGGGGGAAGGTTGTACGGTCGAATGCTTTGCTTACAGTCCCCAAATCATTCAAGTTATTAAGCTGTGTTACCCTTTAA